Proteins from a genomic interval of Geodermatophilus obscurus DSM 43160:
- a CDS encoding ATP-binding protein has translation MGGRAAPAAGLRLPAERSSFVGRRAELAGLRGLLAESRLVTLVGPGGVGKTRLALRVAEELRRSFPDGVTLADLTAVRDPALAAAQVAAAFDVMDSTGRWLPASLADVLGERRVLLVLDNCEHLRDACAVLLDALTPACPGLSVLATSRTPLDLPGEALCAVPPLPVGAGSEAVELLVQRARAAAPGLLLTPEDDAALAELCRRLDGIPLAIELAAVRLRSLTPAELLDRLDDRFGLLRRPGPAGPDRHRTLRATVEWSADLLGGRERLLWARAAVFAGSFDLAAAAAVCADEELPADDLLDAIGGLVDASLLTVVRNSAGSRFGMLETVRAFGRELLAASGQAEAVRRRHREWVTRLVADAAAEFLGPGQVAAFDRLATVHAELAGAVEHCLRTPGEEAAGLAVVADAWLYWAARGHLGEGRRRLDLLLRAVPAPCAERTRGLLVAGYLALVATDPEAAVPLLKEAARDAQALDLPVVAALATQYLGQAALFRGDLPAADRLLRAAAALHAAVGTAAGAFCWADVGVVALLAGDLGAADAAFGTSLATAADPWTRSHALWGQGLVRLAAGDPAEATRFEEQALRLMREVDDRSGVALCVTALGWTATARGHAETAARLAGAAEAVWRSVPARQPAPLTTMDAHWTGRARRALGEQRWGARYAEGSALERAAAVALALGEEPAAGTPAPSGAGPLTRRQREVADLVAQGMTDREIAARLVISPRTAESHVEQILTRLGFRSRAQIAAWTAAQAPS, from the coding sequence ATGGGAGGCCGGGCAGCTCCCGCGGCGGGGCTCCGGCTGCCGGCCGAGCGCAGCTCGTTCGTCGGCCGGCGGGCCGAGCTGGCCGGGCTGCGCGGGCTGCTGGCGGAGTCCCGGCTGGTGACGCTGGTCGGGCCGGGCGGGGTGGGCAAGACCCGGCTGGCCCTGCGGGTGGCCGAGGAGCTGCGCCGGTCCTTCCCCGACGGGGTCACGCTGGCCGACCTGACCGCCGTTCGCGATCCCGCGCTCGCCGCCGCGCAGGTCGCCGCCGCCTTCGACGTCATGGACAGCACGGGCCGCTGGCTGCCGGCGTCGCTGGCCGACGTCCTCGGCGAGCGGCGGGTGCTGCTCGTGCTGGACAACTGCGAGCACCTGCGCGACGCCTGCGCCGTGCTGCTCGACGCACTGACCCCCGCCTGCCCCGGCCTGTCGGTCCTGGCCACCAGCCGGACGCCGCTGGACCTGCCGGGGGAGGCGCTGTGCGCGGTGCCGCCCCTGCCGGTCGGTGCGGGGTCGGAGGCCGTGGAGCTGCTCGTCCAGCGCGCCCGGGCAGCGGCCCCCGGCCTCCTCCTGACCCCGGAGGACGACGCCGCCCTCGCCGAGCTGTGCCGGAGGCTGGACGGCATCCCGCTGGCGATCGAGCTGGCCGCCGTCCGGCTGCGCAGCCTCACCCCGGCCGAGCTGCTGGACCGGCTGGACGACCGGTTCGGGCTGCTGCGCCGTCCCGGGCCTGCGGGGCCGGACCGCCACCGCACGCTGCGGGCGACGGTGGAGTGGAGCGCAGACCTGCTCGGGGGACGCGAGCGGCTGCTGTGGGCGCGCGCGGCGGTCTTCGCCGGGAGCTTCGACCTGGCGGCCGCCGCGGCGGTGTGCGCGGACGAGGAGCTGCCGGCCGACGACCTGCTCGACGCGATCGGCGGCCTGGTCGACGCCTCCCTGCTGACCGTCGTCCGGAACAGCGCCGGGAGTCGGTTCGGGATGCTGGAGACCGTCCGGGCGTTCGGCCGCGAGCTGCTCGCGGCCTCCGGGCAGGCGGAGGCGGTCCGCCGGCGGCACCGCGAGTGGGTCACCCGGCTCGTGGCCGACGCGGCGGCGGAGTTCCTCGGGCCCGGGCAGGTCGCCGCCTTCGACCGGCTCGCCACGGTGCACGCCGAGCTCGCCGGCGCGGTGGAGCACTGCCTGCGCACACCCGGCGAGGAGGCGGCCGGCCTCGCCGTCGTCGCCGACGCGTGGCTGTACTGGGCGGCCCGCGGCCACCTCGGCGAGGGACGGCGCCGGCTGGACCTGCTGCTGCGCGCCGTGCCGGCACCCTGCGCCGAGCGGACGCGGGGGCTCCTCGTCGCCGGCTACCTCGCGCTCGTCGCGACCGATCCGGAGGCCGCCGTCCCGCTGCTCAAGGAGGCGGCGCGGGACGCGCAGGCCCTGGACCTGCCGGTGGTGGCCGCGCTGGCCACCCAGTACCTCGGCCAGGCGGCGCTGTTCCGGGGGGACCTGCCCGCCGCGGACCGGCTGCTGCGCGCGGCGGCCGCTCTGCACGCGGCGGTCGGGACGGCGGCCGGCGCGTTCTGCTGGGCCGACGTCGGGGTGGTGGCCCTGCTCGCCGGCGACCTCGGGGCCGCCGACGCGGCCTTCGGCACGAGCCTGGCGACCGCCGCTGACCCCTGGACGCGGTCCCACGCCCTGTGGGGCCAGGGCCTGGTGCGGCTGGCCGCCGGCGACCCCGCGGAAGCCACCCGGTTCGAGGAGCAGGCGCTGCGGCTCATGCGCGAGGTCGACGACCGCAGCGGCGTCGCGCTCTGCGTGACCGCACTCGGGTGGACGGCGACCGCCCGCGGGCACGCCGAGACGGCCGCTCGGCTGGCCGGCGCCGCCGAGGCGGTCTGGCGGTCGGTGCCGGCGCGGCAACCGGCCCCGCTGACCACGATGGACGCGCACTGGACGGGGAGAGCCCGCCGCGCGCTCGGCGAGCAGCGGTGGGGCGCCCGGTACGCGGAGGGCAGCGCCCTGGAGCGGGCCGCGGCGGTCGCCCTCGCACTGGGCGAGGAGCCCGCGGCGGGGACCCCCGCGCCATCCGGGGCCGGCCCGTTGACCCGCCGCCAGCGGGAGGTGGCCGACCTGGTGGCCCAGGGGATGACCGACCGGGAGATCGCCGCCCGGCTGGTCATCTCACCGCGGACGGCGGAGTCGCACGTCGAGCAGATCCTCACCCGGCTGGGCTTCCGCTCCCGGGCGCAGATCGCCGCGTGGACCGCCGCCCAGGCACCTTCGTAG
- a CDS encoding DNA repair helicase XPB, whose amino-acid sequence MSDGPLIVQSDKTLLLEVDHPAARDCRAAIAPFAELERSPEHVHTYRVTPLALWNARAAGHDAEQVVDALVRHSRYPVPHALLVDIADTMDRFGRLTLANNPVHGLVLTTSDRAVLEEVVRSKRVAPMLGARIDEDTVVVHPSERGRLKQALLKIGWPAEDLAGYVDGQAHPIELAQDGWHLRDYQQEAVEGFWAGGSGVVVLPCGAGKTLVGAAAMAEAKATTLILVTNTVAGRQWKRELIARTSLTEEEIGEYSGERKEIRPVTIATYQVITTRRKGEYRHLDLFDAQDWGLIVYDEVHLLPAPIFRLTADLQSRRRLGLTATLVREDGREDDVFSLIGPKRYDAPWRDIEAQGYIAPAECIEVRVSLDDEERMTYAVAEPEERYRIAATATSKLPVIRRVLDRHPDEQKLVIGAYLDQLDELGRALDAPVIQGSTTNREREKLFDAFRAGEVKTLVVSKVANFSIDLPEAAVAVQVSGTFGSRQEEAQRLGRVLRPKADGRQAHFYTVVSRDTLDAEYAAHRQRFLAEQGYAYTIVDAADLAGPGEVNGPDWVDEPAD is encoded by the coding sequence GTGTCTGACGGCCCCCTGATCGTCCAGTCGGACAAGACCCTGCTGCTCGAGGTCGACCACCCCGCCGCCCGCGACTGCCGCGCGGCGATCGCGCCGTTCGCGGAGCTGGAGCGCTCCCCGGAGCACGTGCACACCTACCGGGTGACGCCGCTGGCGCTGTGGAACGCGCGGGCCGCCGGGCACGACGCCGAGCAGGTCGTCGACGCACTGGTCCGCCACTCCCGCTACCCGGTGCCGCACGCGCTGCTGGTCGACATCGCCGACACGATGGACCGGTTCGGCCGGCTCACGCTGGCCAACAACCCGGTGCACGGGCTGGTGCTCACCACCTCCGACCGCGCGGTGCTCGAGGAGGTCGTCCGCAGCAAGCGGGTGGCGCCGATGCTGGGCGCGCGGATCGACGAGGACACCGTGGTCGTCCACCCGTCGGAGCGCGGGCGGCTCAAGCAGGCCCTGCTCAAGATCGGCTGGCCCGCCGAGGACCTGGCCGGCTACGTCGACGGCCAGGCGCACCCGATCGAGCTGGCCCAGGACGGCTGGCACCTGCGCGACTACCAGCAGGAGGCGGTCGAGGGGTTCTGGGCCGGCGGCTCGGGCGTCGTCGTCCTCCCCTGTGGCGCGGGCAAGACGCTGGTCGGCGCCGCGGCGATGGCCGAGGCGAAGGCGACCACGCTGATCCTGGTGACCAACACCGTCGCCGGGCGGCAGTGGAAGCGCGAGCTGATTGCCCGCACCTCGCTGACCGAGGAGGAGATCGGCGAGTACTCCGGCGAGCGCAAGGAGATCCGCCCGGTCACCATCGCCACCTATCAGGTGATCACCACCCGTCGGAAGGGCGAGTACCGGCACCTGGACCTGTTCGACGCCCAGGACTGGGGCCTGATCGTCTACGACGAGGTGCACCTGCTGCCCGCACCGATCTTCCGGCTCACCGCCGACCTGCAGTCCCGCCGTCGGCTGGGCCTGACCGCCACGCTGGTGCGCGAGGACGGCCGCGAGGACGACGTCTTCTCTCTCATCGGCCCGAAGCGCTACGACGCACCGTGGCGTGACATCGAGGCGCAGGGCTACATCGCGCCGGCCGAGTGCATCGAGGTGCGGGTGTCCCTCGACGACGAGGAGCGGATGACCTACGCGGTCGCCGAGCCCGAGGAGCGGTACCGGATCGCCGCGACCGCGACGTCGAAGCTGCCGGTCATCCGGCGGGTGCTCGACCGGCACCCCGACGAGCAGAAGCTGGTCATCGGCGCCTACCTCGACCAGCTCGACGAGCTCGGCCGGGCGCTCGACGCCCCGGTCATCCAGGGGTCGACGACCAACCGGGAGCGGGAGAAGCTCTTCGACGCCTTCCGCGCCGGGGAGGTCAAGACCCTGGTGGTGTCCAAGGTCGCCAACTTCTCCATCGACCTGCCCGAGGCCGCCGTCGCCGTCCAGGTGTCGGGGACCTTCGGCTCGCGCCAGGAGGAGGCCCAGCGACTGGGCCGGGTGCTGCGCCCCAAGGCCGACGGCCGGCAGGCGCACTTCTACACGGTGGTCAGCCGCGACACCCTCGACGCCGAGTACGCCGCCCACCGGCAGCGCTTCCTGGCCGAGCAGGGCTACGCGTACACCATCGTCGACGCCGCCGACCTGGCCGGCCCCGGTGAGGTCAACGGCCCCGACTGGGTGGACGAGCCCGCCGACTGA
- a CDS encoding helicase C-terminal domain-containing protein: MSSPAPATLASWLRTRSDEQLGALLAARPDVARPAPSDVVALASRLAVPVSVDRALDELDAATLQVLDVVLLADTDGVDAADLPAALPAVPDDVLEAAVDRLTTRALLWGDDVLHAPEPVRRAVRYPAGLGRRAVELRLALPADLPEALAELPAEERDVLERLAGDRPVGHLPDTEGPGSSPARRLLQRALLARIDALNVELPREIGLQLRGSLPYGPPRLRPDPVVVERDPAVVDRQAAGAAMEVIGRVGELLALLEEEPAGLLRSGGVGVRDQKRLARALKVPEPDAGWLLELAYAAGLLDVGGPHRDEWLPTRAFDLWREQELPDRWATLAAGWLATVRLPSLAGQRDVAGKAVNALSPDLVRHTAPAIRRSALTALAEYPPGRGVAADDLVALLRWRTPRRADRLAPVPDLLAEAARLGAVVGGVLSAGGRGLLATGEDGAAMSMRGLLPDPVDHVLAQPDLSLVAPGPLVAELADTLAVVADVESSGGATVFRVSESSVRRALDAGWSATDLHDFFARASRTPVPQALDYLVDDVARQHGRLRVGAIESYVRSDDHGLLSQVLNDRRTATAELRRLAPGVLVSGLGADEVLTVLREAGYAPAGESPGGTVLTRPPARPRAAGRRPGGSAPQAPRPLTGDELAATVREIRAGDAALAARRGEAVRQVPGVTTAGTLELLSRAVREGVPVWLGYVDAQGSGSQRVVQPVSLAGGFLQGYDERRGESRTFAVHRITSVALVEDDDLAPSS, translated from the coding sequence ATGTCCTCGCCAGCCCCCGCGACGCTCGCCTCCTGGCTGCGCACCCGCAGTGACGAGCAGCTCGGTGCACTGCTGGCCGCCCGGCCCGACGTGGCCCGCCCCGCGCCCTCCGACGTCGTCGCCCTCGCCAGCCGGCTGGCCGTGCCGGTGTCGGTCGACCGCGCCCTCGACGAGCTGGACGCCGCCACGCTGCAGGTGCTCGACGTGGTGCTGCTCGCCGACACCGACGGGGTGGACGCCGCCGACCTGCCCGCCGCGCTGCCGGCGGTGCCCGACGACGTGCTCGAGGCCGCCGTCGACCGGCTGACCACGCGGGCGCTGCTGTGGGGCGACGACGTGCTGCACGCCCCGGAGCCGGTGCGCCGCGCCGTCCGGTACCCGGCGGGCCTGGGACGCCGGGCGGTCGAGCTGCGGCTGGCCCTCCCCGCGGACCTGCCGGAGGCGCTGGCCGAGCTGCCGGCCGAGGAGCGCGACGTGCTGGAGCGGCTGGCCGGCGACCGGCCGGTGGGCCACCTGCCGGACACCGAAGGCCCCGGCTCCTCCCCCGCCCGCCGGCTGCTGCAGCGCGCGCTGCTGGCCCGCATCGACGCGCTCAACGTGGAGCTGCCCCGCGAGATCGGGCTGCAGCTGCGCGGGAGCCTGCCCTACGGCCCGCCCCGGCTGCGGCCGGACCCGGTGGTCGTCGAGCGCGACCCGGCCGTGGTCGACCGCCAGGCCGCGGGTGCGGCGATGGAGGTCATCGGGCGGGTCGGTGAGCTGCTGGCCCTGCTCGAGGAGGAACCCGCGGGGCTGCTGCGCAGTGGGGGCGTCGGCGTCCGCGACCAGAAGCGGCTGGCCCGCGCGCTGAAGGTCCCCGAGCCCGACGCCGGCTGGCTGCTGGAGCTGGCGTACGCCGCCGGCCTGCTCGACGTCGGCGGCCCGCACCGCGACGAGTGGCTGCCCACGCGGGCCTTCGACCTGTGGCGCGAGCAGGAGCTGCCCGACCGCTGGGCCACCCTCGCGGCGGGCTGGCTGGCCACCGTCCGGCTGCCCTCGCTGGCCGGGCAGCGCGACGTCGCCGGCAAGGCGGTCAACGCCCTCTCCCCCGACCTGGTGCGGCACACCGCCCCGGCGATCCGGCGCTCGGCCCTCACCGCGCTCGCGGAGTACCCGCCGGGCCGCGGCGTGGCCGCCGACGACCTGGTCGCGCTGCTGCGCTGGCGCACCCCGCGGCGCGCGGACCGGCTGGCCCCGGTGCCCGACCTGCTCGCGGAGGCCGCACGGCTGGGAGCCGTCGTCGGCGGGGTGCTGTCGGCCGGCGGCCGCGGGCTGCTGGCCACCGGCGAGGACGGCGCCGCGATGAGCATGCGCGGGCTGCTGCCCGACCCGGTCGACCACGTGCTGGCCCAGCCCGACCTGTCGCTGGTGGCGCCCGGCCCGCTGGTCGCCGAGCTCGCGGACACCCTCGCCGTCGTCGCCGACGTCGAGTCCTCGGGCGGGGCGACGGTCTTCCGGGTGTCGGAGTCCAGCGTGCGCCGCGCCCTGGACGCCGGCTGGTCGGCCACCGACCTGCACGACTTCTTCGCGCGCGCCTCCCGGACGCCGGTGCCCCAGGCCCTCGACTACCTGGTCGACGACGTGGCCCGCCAGCACGGCCGGCTGCGGGTCGGCGCCATCGAGAGCTACGTGCGCTCCGACGACCACGGGCTGCTCTCCCAGGTGCTCAACGACCGGCGGACGGCGACCGCCGAGCTGCGCCGCCTGGCACCCGGCGTCCTGGTCAGCGGGCTCGGCGCCGACGAGGTGCTCACCGTGCTGCGCGAGGCCGGGTACGCCCCGGCCGGCGAGTCCCCGGGCGGCACCGTCCTCACCCGCCCACCGGCCCGCCCGCGCGCCGCGGGCCGCCGTCCCGGGGGTTCCGCCCCGCAGGCGCCGCGGCCGCTGACCGGCGACGAGCTGGCCGCCACGGTGCGGGAGATCCGGGCCGGGGACGCTGCTCTCGCCGCCCGCCGGGGTGAGGCGGTGCGGCAGGTCCCCGGCGTCACCACCGCCGGCACGCTGGAGCTGCTGTCCCGCGCGGTCCGCGAGGGCGTGCCGGTGTGGCTGGGCTACGTCGACGCCCAGGGGAGCGGCAGCCAGCGCGTCGTCCAGCCGGTGTCGCTGGCCGGTGGTTTCCTGCAGGGCTACGACGAGCGCCGCGGGGAGAGCCGCACCTTCGCCGTCCACCGGATCACCTCGGTGGCCCTGGTCGAGGACGACGACCTGGCCCCGTCGTCCTGA
- a CDS encoding AMP-binding protein, whose product MTQPALPSYSSGTSTVPLLGDTIGANLDRTATRVGDHEALVECATGRRFSYPEFVAEVDAVALGLDALGVAKGDRVGIWAPNCAEWAFVQYATAKLGAILVNINPAYRTHELAYVLEQAGISVLVSAPEFRTSDYRAMVAEVREDCPDLREVLFLGDDAWEQLLTTGRAGDRELLVRREAELSADDPINIQYTSGTTGFPKGATLTHHNLLNNGFFVGEGCGYTEADRICIPVPYYHCFGMGMGNLAATSHGATMVIPAPGFDPAATLRAVQDERCTSLYGVPTMFIAELALPDFGTYDLSSLRTGIMAGSPCPVEVMKRVVSEMGMTEVTICYGMTETSPVSTQTGADDDLDRRTSTVGRVHPHLEVKVIDPETGLTVPRGTPGEFCTRGYSVMLGYWDEPEKTAEVIDAARWMHTGDLAVMDAEGYLNIVGRIKDMVIRGGENVYPREVEEFLYTHPDVVDAQVIGVPDERFGEELMAWVRLREGAEPLTPEALRQFCSGRLAHYKIPRYVKIVDGFPMTVTGKVRKVEMREVSVRELGLEAAEAVRNA is encoded by the coding sequence ATGACCCAGCCCGCGCTGCCGTCCTACAGCAGTGGCACCTCGACCGTTCCGCTCCTCGGGGACACGATCGGCGCCAACCTGGACCGGACGGCGACGCGGGTGGGCGACCACGAGGCGCTGGTGGAGTGCGCCACGGGTCGCCGCTTCAGCTATCCGGAGTTCGTCGCCGAGGTCGACGCGGTCGCCCTGGGGCTGGACGCGCTGGGCGTCGCCAAGGGCGACCGGGTCGGCATCTGGGCTCCCAACTGCGCCGAGTGGGCGTTCGTGCAGTACGCGACGGCGAAGCTCGGCGCGATCCTGGTCAACATCAACCCGGCCTACCGCACCCACGAGCTGGCCTACGTGCTGGAGCAGGCCGGCATCTCGGTGCTGGTGAGCGCGCCGGAGTTCAGGACCAGCGACTACCGGGCGATGGTCGCGGAGGTCCGCGAGGACTGCCCCGACCTGCGGGAGGTCCTGTTCCTCGGGGACGACGCGTGGGAGCAGCTGCTGACCACCGGGCGGGCGGGCGACCGGGAGCTCCTGGTCCGGCGCGAGGCCGAGCTGTCGGCCGACGACCCGATCAACATCCAGTACACGTCGGGCACGACCGGCTTCCCCAAGGGTGCCACGCTCACCCACCACAACCTGCTCAACAACGGGTTCTTCGTGGGCGAGGGCTGCGGCTACACCGAGGCCGACCGGATCTGCATCCCGGTGCCCTACTACCACTGCTTCGGCATGGGCATGGGCAACCTGGCGGCCACCAGCCACGGCGCCACGATGGTCATCCCCGCGCCCGGCTTCGACCCGGCGGCCACGTTGCGGGCGGTGCAGGACGAGCGGTGCACCTCGCTGTACGGCGTCCCGACGATGTTCATCGCCGAGCTGGCGCTGCCGGACTTCGGCACCTACGACCTCTCCAGCCTGCGCACCGGCATCATGGCCGGCTCGCCGTGCCCGGTGGAGGTGATGAAGCGGGTGGTCTCGGAGATGGGCATGACGGAGGTGACCATCTGCTACGGGATGACCGAGACCTCGCCGGTCTCCACCCAGACCGGCGCCGACGACGACCTCGACCGGCGCACCTCCACCGTCGGGCGGGTGCACCCGCACCTGGAGGTCAAGGTGATCGACCCCGAGACCGGACTGACCGTGCCACGGGGGACGCCGGGGGAGTTCTGCACCCGCGGCTACTCGGTGATGCTCGGCTACTGGGACGAGCCGGAGAAGACCGCGGAGGTCATCGACGCCGCCCGCTGGATGCACACCGGCGACCTCGCGGTCATGGACGCCGAGGGCTACCTCAACATCGTCGGCCGGATCAAGGACATGGTCATCCGCGGCGGCGAGAACGTGTACCCGCGCGAGGTCGAGGAGTTCCTCTACACCCACCCCGACGTGGTCGACGCCCAGGTCATCGGGGTGCCCGACGAGCGCTTCGGCGAGGAGCTCATGGCCTGGGTGCGGCTGCGCGAGGGCGCCGAGCCGCTCACTCCCGAGGCGCTGCGCCAGTTCTGCAGCGGCAGGCTGGCCCACTACAAGATCCCGCGCTACGTCAAGATCGTCGACGGGTTCCCGATGACGGTCACCGGCAAGGTGCGCAAGGTCGAGATGCGCGAGGTCTCGGTCCGGGAGCTCGGGCTGGAGGCGGCCGAGGCGGTCCGCAACGCCTGA
- a CDS encoding endonuclease/exonuclease/phosphatase family protein: protein MRIATFNILHGRSPVDDRVDVERLATAVKDLDADVLGLQEVDRDQPRSLGSDLTAVAAEAMGAVDSQFVAALHGTPGGTWMAATGDEQPGSATYGIALLSRYPVVSWRVVRLPALRSRVPVWFRGAPRPKLVGDEPRVAVAAVLDGPSGQFTVCNTHLSFVPGWGALQLSKLVRSLTGTREPLVLMGDLNMQAGQAERVSGLRPLAPATTPTFPVDEPARQLDHVLARGPIAATGPAESVRLPLSDHRALVVPCAPA from the coding sequence GTGCGGATCGCGACCTTCAACATCCTCCACGGCCGCTCGCCGGTCGACGACCGGGTCGACGTCGAGCGCCTCGCCACCGCGGTGAAGGACCTCGACGCCGACGTGCTGGGGCTGCAGGAGGTCGACCGGGACCAGCCCCGATCCCTCGGCTCGGACCTCACCGCGGTCGCCGCCGAGGCGATGGGCGCGGTCGACTCCCAGTTCGTGGCGGCGCTGCACGGCACCCCTGGCGGCACCTGGATGGCCGCCACCGGCGACGAGCAACCGGGGTCGGCGACCTACGGCATCGCGCTGCTGTCGCGCTACCCGGTGGTGTCCTGGCGGGTGGTGCGGCTGCCCGCGCTGCGCAGCCGGGTACCGGTCTGGTTCCGCGGCGCCCCCCGCCCGAAGCTGGTGGGCGACGAGCCGAGGGTCGCCGTCGCCGCCGTCCTCGACGGGCCGTCGGGCCAGTTCACAGTCTGCAACACCCACCTGTCGTTCGTCCCGGGCTGGGGCGCGCTGCAGCTGTCGAAGCTGGTGCGGTCGCTCACCGGGACCCGCGAGCCGCTGGTGCTGATGGGCGACCTGAACATGCAGGCCGGCCAGGCGGAGCGGGTCAGCGGGCTGCGGCCGCTGGCGCCGGCCACGACGCCGACCTTCCCGGTCGACGAGCCGGCCCGGCAGCTGGACCACGTGCTGGCCCGCGGACCGATCGCCGCGACCGGTCCGGCCGAGTCCGTGCGGCTGCCGCTGTCGGACCACCGGGCCCTGGTGGTGCCCTGCGCACCCGCTTGA
- a CDS encoding nucleotidyltransferase family protein, which yields MQPSDRDEIRDLLKRVAVALKQGDVPFALCGGYAAWVRGAPEPDHDADFLVPAAESERAAKVLAEAGLEVVDPPEDWLTKVVQGGSFIDVLWRTCGVPVEQDLIDRAEDMPVLSVHMPVLEATDIVVTKLMTLDEHYCDYGRLLPVARALREQVDWDRVRREVAGNDFAAVFLVLLDRLGIVELPVNEG from the coding sequence GTGCAGCCCTCGGACCGCGACGAGATCCGTGACCTCCTCAAGCGCGTCGCCGTGGCGCTGAAACAGGGCGACGTCCCCTTCGCGCTGTGCGGCGGCTACGCCGCCTGGGTCCGCGGGGCCCCGGAGCCCGACCACGACGCGGACTTCCTGGTGCCGGCGGCGGAGTCCGAGCGGGCGGCCAAGGTGCTGGCCGAGGCCGGGCTGGAGGTCGTCGACCCGCCCGAGGACTGGCTGACCAAGGTCGTCCAGGGCGGCTCGTTCATCGACGTCCTCTGGCGGACCTGCGGCGTCCCGGTCGAGCAGGACCTCATCGACCGGGCCGAGGACATGCCGGTGCTGTCGGTGCACATGCCGGTGCTCGAGGCCACCGACATCGTCGTCACCAAGCTCATGACCCTGGACGAGCACTACTGCGACTATGGGCGGCTGCTGCCGGTGGCCCGGGCACTGCGTGAGCAGGTCGACTGGGACCGGGTGCGCCGCGAGGTGGCCGGCAACGACTTCGCCGCGGTCTTCCTCGTGCTGCTCGACCGGCTCGGCATCGTCGAGCTGCCGGTCAACGAGGGCTGA
- a CDS encoding DUF202 domain-containing protein translates to MNGSRETQPERTVLSWQRTGLGVLAVAGLLAREAATGNAPVRLAVAGAVALLGLGVLGGLAPLRARAVERAGDRGTGVAVPRLALLVTAVVVTVAGAALVAVLSPR, encoded by the coding sequence GTGAACGGGAGCCGGGAGACGCAGCCGGAGCGCACCGTCCTGTCCTGGCAACGCACCGGCCTGGGCGTGCTCGCCGTCGCCGGCCTGCTGGCCCGCGAGGCGGCGACCGGCAACGCGCCGGTGCGGCTGGCCGTGGCCGGCGCGGTGGCGCTGCTGGGCCTCGGCGTGCTGGGCGGGCTGGCACCGCTGCGCGCGCGGGCGGTGGAGCGGGCCGGCGACCGCGGGACGGGCGTGGCGGTGCCGCGCCTGGCACTGCTGGTCACCGCCGTCGTCGTCACGGTGGCGGGCGCCGCCCTCGTCGCGGTGCTCAGCCCTCGTTGA
- a CDS encoding YidH family protein encodes MPPADHPDYRFTLANERTLLAWLRTGLALVAGGVAVAEFAPDLGVPWGSAAVAVALVLTGLGAAVGGYVRWRRNEQAITADRPLPSSRVLPALVAAVAAVLVVVAVLVGVEVLRG; translated from the coding sequence GTGCCGCCTGCCGACCACCCCGACTACCGCTTCACGCTGGCCAACGAGCGCACGCTGCTGGCCTGGCTGCGCACCGGACTGGCGCTGGTCGCCGGCGGGGTCGCGGTCGCGGAGTTCGCCCCCGACCTCGGCGTCCCCTGGGGCAGCGCCGCGGTGGCGGTGGCGCTCGTGCTGACCGGGCTGGGCGCGGCGGTGGGCGGCTACGTGCGCTGGCGGCGCAACGAGCAGGCGATCACCGCCGACCGGCCGCTGCCGTCCAGCCGCGTGCTGCCGGCGCTGGTCGCCGCGGTGGCCGCCGTCCTCGTCGTCGTGGCCGTCCTCGTGGGCGTCGAGGTGCTGCGCGGGTGA
- a CDS encoding DUF2771 family protein encodes MRRVALTAVVLLLAGCGSEPSGPQDVVVEAGPQRVEAAPTQYCVDGEGQRYDAAPPYVEVSPDTTIRLTVPDAVAERGWSVQVFDEGLAELLGEAPVDPGEAVLELNSNDVVPPAFYLVVVEDAVEDCEGFSGAWPIGFLRAGGTRGGTATESPPPAPQG; translated from the coding sequence GTGAGGCGCGTCGCGCTCACGGCCGTCGTCCTGCTGCTGGCCGGCTGCGGGTCGGAGCCCTCCGGACCTCAGGACGTCGTGGTGGAGGCCGGCCCGCAGCGGGTGGAGGCCGCCCCCACGCAGTACTGCGTGGACGGCGAGGGGCAGCGCTACGACGCCGCCCCGCCGTACGTCGAGGTCTCCCCCGACACCACCATCCGGCTCACCGTGCCCGACGCGGTGGCCGAGCGCGGCTGGAGCGTGCAGGTCTTCGACGAGGGGCTGGCGGAGCTGCTCGGCGAGGCGCCGGTCGACCCCGGCGAGGCCGTGTTGGAGCTCAACAGCAACGACGTCGTCCCACCGGCGTTCTACCTCGTCGTCGTCGAGGACGCCGTCGAGGACTGCGAGGGCTTCAGCGGGGCGTGGCCGATCGGCTTCCTGCGCGCCGGTGGCACCCGGGGCGGGACGGCGACGGAGTCGCCCCCGCCCGCACCCCAGGGCTGA